One window of Nocardia nova SH22a genomic DNA carries:
- a CDS encoding GGDEF domain-containing protein: protein MSGEIDAQTAAIVAATTRDWVRAVYPRSGLTVAPEHLEQVFGGIVDELMYLAQSEPFPVPAARAIGLRLAEAPFDGTRMLAPATRALLGFAPGTEGSLLATRWPLVASIAIDSYAEALQQRALLQQERNLTAAVSVRVQEIAELQNKLRHEATHDALTDLANRSLLQERVRLMATDHTRGVGLLLIDLDDFKQINDGHGHSVGDEVLVEISRRLRAACPDETVVCRYGGDEFVLALPARRNTLAEIAMRFLTALHDPVPTDAGPVPVSASVGTAYAPPGRGCDFSDLLRSADRAMYSAKTAGKRRFALSEPDSSDSDPGGFETTRISYDAAVAG, encoded by the coding sequence ATGTCTGGCGAGATCGACGCACAGACCGCCGCCATCGTCGCGGCGACCACACGGGACTGGGTCCGTGCCGTCTATCCGCGTAGCGGGCTGACGGTCGCACCCGAACATCTCGAGCAGGTATTCGGCGGAATCGTCGACGAGTTGATGTATCTGGCCCAGTCGGAACCGTTTCCGGTTCCGGCCGCCCGGGCGATCGGACTCCGGCTCGCCGAGGCGCCGTTCGACGGCACCCGGATGCTGGCACCGGCCACCCGCGCGTTGCTGGGCTTCGCCCCGGGCACGGAAGGCTCGCTGCTGGCCACCCGTTGGCCGCTGGTGGCCAGCATCGCCATCGACAGTTATGCCGAGGCTCTGCAGCAACGCGCTCTGCTACAGCAGGAGCGCAATCTGACGGCCGCGGTGTCGGTGCGCGTGCAGGAGATCGCGGAGTTGCAGAACAAGTTGCGGCACGAGGCGACCCACGACGCCCTCACCGACCTCGCCAATCGCTCCCTACTGCAGGAGCGGGTCCGGCTGATGGCCACCGATCACACCCGCGGCGTGGGATTGCTGTTGATCGATCTGGACGATTTCAAGCAGATCAACGACGGCCACGGCCATTCGGTCGGTGACGAGGTCCTGGTGGAGATCTCCCGGCGGCTGCGCGCGGCCTGCCCGGACGAAACGGTCGTATGCCGTTACGGGGGCGATGAATTCGTCCTGGCGCTACCCGCTCGGCGCAACACGCTGGCCGAGATCGCCATGCGGTTCCTGACGGCGCTGCACGATCCGGTGCCCACCGATGCCGGGCCGGTCCCGGTCTCGGCCAGTGTCGGCACGGCCTATGCCCCGCCCGGGCGGGGCTGTGATTTCTCCGATCTGCTGCGCAGCGCGGATCGGGCCATGTATTCGGCCAAGACCGCGGGGAAACGCCGGTTCGCACTTTCCGAACCGGACAGTTCCGATAGCGATCCGGGCGGTTTCGAAACCACCCGGATCAGCTATGACGCAGCCGTCGCAGGCTGA
- a CDS encoding GA module-containing protein — translation MSVASRSNQRTREDTRLADAKADARRLIERLGGQVYNLTGTDDASKQALADAGERLNAAGSQIDQATTVTQARFAKETAIEGLYYVRAARTAMNLDPGPPVPELDGQRSAGQVTEDRTVDFDGRSIEASPTPSPQTPNYYPGGRVAGRPVPAGWYSEPWWKTALVAGAWGVGSVLLFDALFSGMHGVGYGAAGFENGYGAGYDAGFDAGQDSAQGFDGGDPGADPGGYDTAGYDGGGYDQGGYDGGGFDGNGFGDFGGGDFGGGDFGGFDGGF, via the coding sequence ATGTCGGTCGCGAGCCGTTCGAACCAACGCACTCGCGAGGACACCCGACTCGCCGACGCGAAAGCCGACGCGCGCAGGCTCATCGAACGACTCGGCGGTCAGGTGTACAACCTCACCGGAACCGACGATGCCTCGAAACAGGCGCTCGCAGACGCGGGTGAACGACTCAACGCCGCGGGTTCGCAGATCGATCAGGCCACCACTGTCACCCAGGCCCGGTTCGCGAAGGAAACCGCGATCGAGGGACTCTATTACGTGCGCGCCGCCCGGACCGCGATGAACCTCGACCCCGGACCGCCGGTTCCCGAACTGGACGGACAGCGTTCGGCCGGACAGGTCACCGAGGATCGCACCGTGGATTTCGACGGCCGCAGCATCGAAGCCTCCCCCACACCCTCACCGCAGACCCCGAACTACTATCCCGGCGGCCGGGTCGCCGGACGTCCGGTTCCGGCCGGGTGGTATTCCGAGCCGTGGTGGAAGACCGCACTGGTCGCCGGCGCCTGGGGAGTCGGCTCCGTCCTGCTGTTCGATGCGCTGTTCAGCGGGATGCACGGTGTCGGTTACGGCGCGGCCGGATTCGAAAACGGTTACGGCGCGGGCTATGACGCCGGATTCGACGCGGGCCAGGACTCGGCGCAGGGCTTCGACGGCGGCGATCCGGGTGCGGATCCGGGCGGGTACGACACCGCCGGATACGACGGCGGTGGCTACGACCAGGGTGGCTACGACGGCGGCGGATTCGACGGCAACGGATTCGGCGATTTCGGCGGTGGCGACTTCGGTGGCGGGGACTTCGGCGGATTCGACGGCGGTTTCTGA